Proteins found in one Leptolyngbya sp. CCY15150 genomic segment:
- a CDS encoding LysR family transcriptional regulator — protein sequence MIHATLHQFKVFEATARHGSFTRAAEELFLTQPTVSMQVKQLTKAIGLPLFEQVGKRLYLTEAGKALFSTCKDIFTNLDQLEMTVADLKGMKQGQLRLAVITTAKYFVPRLLGPFCRTYPGIDVSLTVTNHERVIDRLSNNQDDLYVMSQLPTNLDFEAESFLDNPLVVLAPINHPLAGQRNIPIQRLNDEPFIMRESGSGTRRAVESLFDRENVSVKVRLELGSNEAIKQAIAGGLGLSVLSHHTLTPEGSHSDLTVLDVEGFPISRQWYVVHLGGKQLSVVAATFLQYLQEEAPKLSPIPALAHSSK from the coding sequence GTGATCCACGCTACCTTGCATCAATTTAAAGTCTTTGAAGCAACGGCCCGCCATGGCAGCTTCACCCGGGCCGCAGAGGAGCTATTCCTCACCCAGCCCACGGTGTCTATGCAAGTCAAGCAACTAACCAAGGCGATTGGCTTACCTCTATTTGAGCAGGTCGGCAAGCGTCTCTATCTGACGGAAGCTGGCAAAGCGCTATTCTCAACCTGTAAAGACATTTTCACCAATCTCGATCAGCTAGAGATGACGGTTGCAGATTTAAAGGGGATGAAGCAAGGGCAGCTTCGTCTAGCGGTGATTACCACAGCCAAGTATTTTGTGCCGCGCCTGCTGGGCCCTTTCTGTCGTACGTACCCTGGCATTGATGTGTCGTTGACGGTCACGAACCACGAGCGGGTGATTGATCGGTTGTCGAATAACCAGGACGACCTTTATGTCATGAGTCAGTTACCAACCAATCTGGATTTTGAAGCGGAATCCTTCCTAGATAATCCTCTGGTTGTTTTAGCTCCCATCAATCATCCCTTGGCGGGGCAACGCAATATCCCCATTCAGCGCTTAAATGATGAGCCGTTCATCATGCGGGAATCCGGATCGGGAACGCGGCGCGCGGTGGAGAGTTTGTTTGATCGGGAAAATGTCTCGGTGAAAGTCCGGTTAGAACTAGGCAGCAATGAGGCGATTAAGCAAGCGATCGCTGGCGGTTTGGGGCTATCCGTTTTATCCCACCACACCCTCACCCCAGAAGGATCTCACAGCGATCTCACCGTGCTGGATGTTGAAGGCTTCCCCATTTCCCGCCAATGGTATGTAGTCCATTTGGGTGGAAAACAACTGTCGGTGGTCGCTGCCACCTTCCTGCAGTATCTCCAGGAAGAAGCGCCTAAGCTATCCCCCATCCCAGCCCTAGCCCATTCATCAAAGTAG
- a CDS encoding pentapeptide repeat-containing protein: MTSSPPDQDRSHEPEAQPLPKTTPSPSESGVRAFLRAIIQAMRSIKVPREAIGAVVGASITAFATLSIAIVNLLNGFNEQLNRPFQIQDSLSKTQLTADYYRQTALSTYLSSAGMVLMQTHDHRTLEQVATLRALTHATLRELNAERKRYVVMLLQDAQVLTWRPEENQAMGQPAFLFQASLMGANLEGLDLQGTDLRGADLRAVNFRYANLSHAHLTGANLTGADLRSADLSHADVERVEFLNACYNGRTVLDVNIDPTTAGMKKVTESDICTPEVPSSSDPVST; this comes from the coding sequence ATGACATCATCTCCCCCCGATCAGGATCGCTCCCATGAACCGGAGGCGCAACCGCTTCCTAAAACGACACCCTCCCCATCGGAGTCTGGCGTCAGGGCGTTTCTGCGGGCGATCATCCAGGCGATGCGCTCGATCAAGGTTCCCCGAGAAGCGATCGGCGCTGTGGTTGGCGCATCCATCACGGCCTTTGCCACCCTTTCCATTGCGATTGTTAACCTGCTCAATGGGTTTAACGAACAGCTTAATCGTCCCTTTCAGATTCAAGACTCCCTCAGCAAAACCCAACTGACCGCTGACTACTATCGGCAAACAGCCCTGTCTACCTATCTCAGCTCGGCAGGCATGGTGCTCATGCAAACCCATGACCATCGCACGCTGGAACAAGTAGCCACCCTGCGGGCCCTCACCCATGCCACCCTACGGGAGCTGAATGCGGAGCGCAAGCGCTATGTGGTGATGTTGCTGCAGGATGCGCAGGTGCTCACTTGGCGACCGGAGGAGAATCAGGCAATGGGTCAACCAGCCTTTCTCTTTCAGGCCAGCCTCATGGGTGCCAATTTAGAAGGGTTAGATTTGCAGGGCACAGATTTGCGAGGGGCCGATCTGCGTGCGGTTAACTTTCGCTATGCCAACCTCAGCCATGCTCACCTCACGGGAGCTAATCTCACGGGGGCCGATCTGCGCAGTGCGGATCTGAGCCACGCTGATGTGGAGCGCGTTGAATTTCTCAATGCTTGCTACAACGGGCGGACGGTGTTGGATGTCAATATCGATCCCACAACGGCAGGCATGAAAAAAGTGACCGAAAGCGATATTTGCACTCCGGAGGTGCCCAGTTCGTCGGATCCAGTTTCAACCTGA
- a CDS encoding DUF760 domain-containing protein, producing the protein MVFNPDNSDFFSGNAEEDQANQLLSYLQNQPPEVLARVAKSVSPDIRQIISQNVQGLVGVLPSESFNMQITTDRENLAGLLASAMMTGYFLRRMEQRMELEDSVMGSFSMRRRSNFDPFPDSDA; encoded by the coding sequence ATGGTTTTTAACCCTGACAACAGCGATTTCTTCAGTGGCAACGCCGAAGAGGACCAAGCGAACCAACTGCTGAGCTACTTGCAAAACCAGCCGCCGGAAGTTCTGGCGCGCGTGGCTAAATCTGTGAGCCCAGACATTAGGCAGATTATTTCGCAAAATGTACAGGGGTTAGTCGGTGTGCTGCCGTCTGAGTCCTTTAACATGCAAATTACAACCGATCGGGAAAACCTGGCCGGTCTCCTTGCTTCTGCCATGATGACGGGCTACTTTCTACGCCGTATGGAGCAGCGCATGGAACTGGAAGATAGCGTGATGGGATCCTTCTCCATGCGCCGTCGATCCAACTTTGACCCCTTCCCAGATTCCGACGCTTAA
- a CDS encoding ABC transporter ATP-binding protein, with product MAAVALQNVHKVYNNVCVVNDLSLTIQPGEIFGLLGPNGAGKSTTIRMLTTLTQPTQGEIVVAGYDVVRQPFWVKQQIGVVLQQISVDVDLTVWENMEFHARMHHIPTSRRQQDISRWLDYVELSDRSQSLVKTLSGGMKRRLQIARALLHQPQILFLDEPTVGLDPQTRRRLWEIIKGLNQQGMTILLTTHYMEEVEYLCDRIGIMDNGKLIEMGTLDELRHKHGLGLLMKQDGDRWDYTFFPTMDEAQVHLAAQADKTGMMIRPSNLEDIFVELTGHNLD from the coding sequence ATGGCTGCAGTTGCCCTACAAAACGTCCACAAAGTCTACAACAACGTCTGTGTGGTCAATGATTTGTCGTTGACCATTCAACCCGGCGAAATCTTTGGTCTGCTGGGCCCCAACGGCGCAGGCAAATCCACCACCATTCGCATGTTGACCACCTTGACCCAGCCCACCCAGGGAGAGATTGTCGTAGCTGGCTATGATGTGGTGCGCCAACCCTTTTGGGTGAAGCAACAGATCGGGGTGGTGCTGCAACAAATCAGCGTCGATGTGGATCTGACGGTTTGGGAAAATATGGAATTCCACGCGCGGATGCACCATATCCCCACCTCCCGCCGTCAGCAGGACATTAGCCGCTGGCTCGACTATGTTGAATTGAGCGATCGCAGCCAGTCTCTCGTCAAAACCCTATCGGGGGGCATGAAGCGCCGGCTGCAAATTGCCCGCGCCCTGCTCCACCAGCCCCAGATCTTATTCTTAGATGAACCCACCGTTGGGCTCGATCCTCAAACCCGTCGCCGGCTCTGGGAAATCATCAAAGGCTTAAATCAACAGGGCATGACCATCCTCCTCACCACCCACTACATGGAAGAGGTGGAATACCTGTGCGATCGCATTGGCATTATGGACAATGGCAAGCTGATTGAGATGGGCACCCTAGACGAACTGCGCCACAAGCATGGGCTAGGATTGCTGATGAAGCAAGATGGCGATCGCTGGGACTATACCTTCTTTCCCACCATGGATGAGGCCCAGGTGCATCTGGCGGCGCAGGCTGATAAAACCGGCATGATGATTCGTCCGTCTAACCTAGAAGACATTTTTGTGGAACTCACCGGCCACAACTTAGACTAA
- the rplL gene encoding 50S ribosomal protein L7/L12, which translates to MSAKTDEILEQLKSLSLLEASELVSQIEEAFGVDASAPAGGMPMMMAAPAGAAVAAEEVEEQTEFDLVLEDVPADKKIAILKVVRALTGLGLKEAKDLVEAAPKAVKEAITKEAAEDAKKQLEEVGAKVAIK; encoded by the coding sequence ATGTCTGCAAAGACTGACGAAATTCTAGAACAGCTTAAGTCTCTTTCTCTCCTTGAAGCCTCTGAACTGGTTTCCCAAATTGAAGAAGCCTTTGGCGTTGATGCATCTGCTCCTGCTGGTGGTATGCCCATGATGATGGCGGCTCCTGCTGGTGCTGCTGTTGCTGCTGAGGAAGTGGAAGAGCAAACCGAATTCGACTTGGTGCTGGAAGACGTTCCTGCTGACAAGAAGATTGCTATCCTCAAGGTCGTGCGCGCCCTCACCGGTCTGGGTCTGAAGGAAGCTAAGGACTTGGTTGAAGCAGCTCCTAAGGCTGTTAAAGAAGCCATCACCAAGGAAGCCGCTGAAGATGCTAAGAAGCAACTGGAAGAAGTTGGCGCTAAGGTAGCCATCAAGTAG
- the scpB gene encoding SMC-Scp complex subunit ScpB, with the protein MIRLASKIEAILYLKGHPLPLSKIADYAGCDRREVEEGILELMDDYAHRDSALEVVETPEGYALQLRPRFHDLVETLIPLDLGVGALRTLAAIALKGPLSQPELVELRGSGVYQHVPELVDLGLVRKRRKVDERSYWLQITPKFYQYFQVESLPYPFASPPSSDRPAPPESQDPEPDADAADHPEADHQEADHQELDA; encoded by the coding sequence ATGATCCGCCTGGCTAGCAAAATCGAAGCGATTCTTTACCTCAAGGGGCATCCACTGCCGCTGAGCAAAATCGCTGACTATGCTGGCTGCGATCGCCGCGAGGTGGAAGAGGGCATCCTAGAATTGATGGACGACTACGCCCATCGCGACAGTGCCCTAGAAGTTGTGGAGACGCCAGAGGGATATGCGCTGCAGCTACGGCCAAGATTTCATGACTTGGTGGAGACGTTAATTCCCCTAGATTTGGGTGTCGGAGCCCTGCGCACCCTGGCAGCGATCGCCCTCAAAGGGCCCCTGAGTCAGCCTGAGTTGGTGGAATTGCGCGGTTCTGGAGTGTATCAACATGTACCCGAACTCGTCGATTTAGGATTGGTTCGGAAGCGTCGTAAAGTTGATGAACGTTCCTACTGGCTACAGATCACGCCAAAATTCTATCAATATTTTCAGGTAGAATCTCTGCCCTATCCCTTTGCCAGTCCTCCATCGAGCGATCGCCCTGCACCGCCAGAGTCCCAGGATCCCGAGCCAGACGCCGATGCTGCCGACCACCCCGAGGCCGATCATCAGGAAGCCGACCACCAAGAGCTCGATGCGTAA